Proteins encoded within one genomic window of uncultured Draconibacterium sp.:
- a CDS encoding 2-oxoacid:ferredoxin oxidoreductase subunit beta translates to MTDVKYTIKDFKSENEVRWCAGCGDFAIINAVQRTMAGMGIPKEKFAVISGIGCSSRFPYYMNTFGFHTIHGRAAAIASGVKAANPDLNVWVMTGDGDSMAIGGNHFIHLIRRNIDVNMVVFNNRIYGLTKGQYSPTSDRGFVSKTSPFGTVEDPFVPGQLVLGARGSFYARSIDGNLKLSQSVFEKAAQHKGTSVVEVLQNCVIFNNGIHTAITDPNHRADRQLLLEHGKPMIFGAENEKGLVFENGKLKVVKIGENGVTEDDILVHDAMEVDPTLHLALINMALPDFPVAFGVIRAVPALVYDTEMEAQIKDVQKTRKVTCVDELLNSGNTWKVTGNPNGSGKKCI, encoded by the coding sequence ATGACTGATGTAAAATATACGATAAAAGATTTTAAAAGCGAGAACGAAGTACGTTGGTGTGCGGGCTGTGGCGACTTTGCCATTATTAATGCCGTACAACGTACCATGGCCGGAATGGGAATTCCGAAAGAGAAATTTGCCGTAATTTCGGGAATTGGTTGTTCATCGCGTTTCCCATATTACATGAATACATTTGGTTTTCACACCATTCACGGTCGTGCAGCGGCAATTGCATCGGGTGTGAAAGCAGCCAATCCTGATTTGAATGTTTGGGTTATGACTGGCGACGGTGACTCGATGGCCATCGGAGGTAACCACTTTATTCACCTGATTAGAAGAAATATTGATGTAAATATGGTGGTTTTCAACAACCGTATTTATGGTTTGACCAAAGGACAGTATTCACCAACTTCCGATCGTGGTTTTGTGAGTAAAACATCTCCATTCGGAACTGTTGAAGATCCGTTTGTTCCGGGGCAACTTGTTCTTGGAGCTCGTGGTTCATTCTACGCCCGTTCAATCGACGGAAACCTGAAACTGAGCCAGTCGGTCTTCGAAAAAGCAGCACAACACAAAGGAACCTCAGTGGTTGAAGTACTTCAGAACTGTGTGATTTTTAACAATGGTATTCATACTGCTATTACCGATCCGAATCACCGTGCCGACCGTCAGCTTTTGCTTGAACACGGAAAGCCAATGATCTTTGGTGCTGAAAACGAAAAAGGTCTGGTATTCGAAAATGGCAAACTAAAAGTTGTTAAGATTGGCGAAAACGGCGTTACCGAAGATGATATTCTGGTACACGATGCAATGGAAGTTGATCCAACATTGCATTTGGCATTAATAAATATGGCTTTGCCTGATTTCCCGGTTGCATTTGGTGTAATTCGTGCAGTACCGGCTCTTGTTTACGATACTGAAATGGAAGCACAAATTAAGGATGTACAGAAGACGCGTAAAGTAACCTGCGTTGATGAGTTGTTAAACTCTGGAAATACCTGGAAAGTAACCGGAAATCCGAACGGATCAGGTAAAAAATGTATCTAG
- a CDS encoding FecR domain-containing protein — MKEIIEKYLEGRASANEQMQLLKWVRKKENCIIFDSSRLGWNKSQQNKPLPEGSEKSWLHIQDQMLQESFKRWQYSDKVNLLVRIAAIFFFVLSLGGGAYIVSSTKEKDIWYSEIEAENGHISKVKLPDGSMVWLNSGSKISYNNLFAENNREVKLEGEAYFDVQTNDDLSFVVSSGEIQVKVHGTKFNVEAYPGSENIDIVLESGKVQLLSPAVASFQYFLSPGERASFVKSNHQLSISEVNTMKYTSWKDGILNIYNQPLVEVVKRLEKRYNQEFEFAEELKNFPFTFTIKNEPLDEIIQIMEKIAPIKTKQEKNVIVFELDEEKARELSR; from the coding sequence ATGAAAGAGATAATAGAGAAATATTTGGAAGGGCGAGCATCGGCAAACGAGCAGATGCAATTATTGAAGTGGGTAAGAAAAAAGGAGAATTGCATAATTTTTGATAGTTCTAGGTTAGGTTGGAATAAAAGCCAGCAAAATAAACCGCTTCCCGAAGGAAGTGAAAAGAGCTGGCTACATATTCAAGATCAGATGTTACAAGAAAGTTTCAAAAGATGGCAGTATTCTGATAAGGTGAACCTATTGGTTCGGATTGCCGCCATCTTCTTTTTTGTGCTGAGTTTAGGTGGAGGAGCTTACATTGTTTCATCAACTAAAGAAAAAGACATTTGGTACTCGGAAATTGAAGCCGAAAATGGTCATATTTCAAAAGTGAAATTGCCCGATGGCTCGATGGTTTGGTTAAACTCAGGATCAAAAATTAGCTACAATAACCTGTTTGCAGAGAATAACCGCGAGGTGAAATTGGAGGGTGAAGCCTATTTTGATGTTCAAACAAATGACGATCTTTCGTTTGTGGTAAGTAGTGGCGAGATTCAGGTTAAAGTTCACGGAACAAAATTTAATGTGGAGGCTTACCCCGGATCGGAAAATATCGACATTGTTTTGGAATCGGGAAAAGTTCAACTTTTAAGTCCGGCAGTAGCCTCATTTCAGTATTTTCTTAGTCCGGGAGAGAGAGCATCGTTTGTAAAATCAAACCATCAACTAAGTATAAGCGAGGTAAATACAATGAAATATACCTCGTGGAAAGACGGTATTCTGAATATTTATAATCAGCCACTTGTAGAGGTGGTGAAAAGGCTAGAGAAAAGATACAACCAGGAATTTGAGTTTGCTGAAGAGTTAAAGAATTTTCCTTTCACATTCACTATTAAAAACGAACCACTGGACGAAATTATTCAGATTATGGAAAAGATAGCACCAATTAAAACTAAACAAGAAAAAAATGTAATTGTATTTGAACTAGACGAAGAAAAAGCAAGAGAATTGTCGAGATAA
- a CDS encoding RNA polymerase sigma-70 factor, with product MFDIQTNVNLKEGNPTAFKDVFRMLYPRLRGYCKLFVSDDNKVEDLIQETFITLWEKRNSIKTDRSIESYLFVILRNNCLNFLRNEKLEKTTSSIDVEEVSELQYLYQIDLLGKEEKSLEEQLVESFQEAVDELPEKMKQVFKLCKIEGRKQKEVADEMGISIKMVEKHIAKAKEQIRKKLVDQYPVLIIIITMLLEK from the coding sequence ATGTTCGATATTCAAACTAACGTAAACCTAAAAGAAGGGAACCCCACTGCTTTTAAAGATGTGTTCCGCATGTTATATCCTCGCCTAAGAGGATATTGCAAATTGTTTGTTTCCGACGATAACAAAGTTGAAGACCTTATTCAGGAAACCTTTATTACGCTTTGGGAAAAGCGCAATTCTATAAAAACCGACCGTTCAATAGAAAGTTACCTTTTTGTAATTCTACGCAATAACTGTCTGAACTTCTTACGCAATGAAAAGCTGGAAAAGACCACTTCCTCCATTGATGTGGAAGAAGTGAGTGAACTTCAGTATTTGTACCAGATCGATTTATTGGGGAAAGAAGAAAAAAGTCTGGAGGAACAACTTGTTGAGTCGTTTCAGGAAGCAGTTGATGAGCTTCCTGAAAAAATGAAACAGGTATTTAAGCTTTGTAAAATTGAAGGCAGAAAGCAAAAAGAAGTAGCTGACGAAATGGGAATTAGCATAAAAATGGTTGAAAAGCATATTGCTAAAGCCAAAGAACAGATCAGGAAAAAATTAGTTGACCAATACCCGGTACTTATTATTATTATAACCATGCTGCTTGAAAAGTAG
- a CDS encoding gamma carbonic anhydrase family protein, with product MAIIKELKDKTPKVGKDCFLAETATLIGDVELGNNCSIWYNAVIRGDVHYIKIGNNTNVQDNATIHATYQKSPTNIGNNVTIAHGAIVHGCTIKDNVMIGMNAVILDNAIVESNSIIAAGSVVTKNTRVESGSVYAGIPARKVKDISAELLHGEVERIANAYHMYSSWYK from the coding sequence ATGGCTATTATAAAAGAGTTAAAAGATAAAACGCCGAAAGTAGGTAAAGATTGCTTTCTGGCTGAAACAGCAACACTTATAGGCGACGTGGAGCTAGGTAACAACTGTAGTATTTGGTACAATGCTGTAATTCGTGGCGATGTGCATTACATTAAAATAGGTAATAACACCAACGTGCAAGACAATGCTACGATACACGCTACCTACCAAAAAAGCCCTACCAATATTGGCAACAACGTAACTATTGCGCACGGTGCCATTGTTCATGGTTGTACCATTAAAGATAATGTAATGATTGGTATGAACGCTGTTATACTTGACAATGCAATTGTAGAAAGTAATTCGATAATTGCTGCCGGCTCGGTAGTTACCAAAAATACGCGTGTTGAATCGGGCAGTGTTTATGCAGGCATTCCGGCCCGGAAAGTAAAAGATATCAGTGCAGAACTGTTACATGGCGAGGTAGAGCGAATTGCAAATGCCTACCATATGTATTCAAGCTGGTACAAATAG
- a CDS encoding 2-oxoacid:acceptor oxidoreductase subunit alpha, translating into MKETKVIELEEVTIRFSGDSGDGMQLTGTLFSDTTALLGNDISTFPDYPSEIRAPQGTVGGVSGFQVQFGQKQVNTPGDSANVLVAMNPAAIKANARFLEPGGTIIYDSDSFTEKNLKKANFKTDDPFTECNLEDYFKIPVPISSLTQEGLKDFGLDNKSVLRSKNMFALGLVCWMFNRPLEYVEDFVKNKFRKKPVVVDSNIKVLHDGYNYGLTMQHMTPSYLVHPAEIENGTYRNINGNHATAWGLLAAAEKSGLELFLGSYPITPATDILTALSQRKDLGVKTFQAEDEIAGICSAIGASFAGDLAVTSTSGPGLALKGEAIGLAVMAELPLVIVNVQRGGPSTGLPTKTEQSDLMQALYGRNGESPVVVLAASTPSDCFHYAFMAAKIALERMVPVILLTDGFLGNGSEPWKIPSMADMPSITPRFAKDSEEFQAYKRDAATLAREWAIPGMAGFEHRIGGLEKNITGTVSHDPENHQVNSEIREEKVQRVVDMIPELDICGDEDGGDVLVVSWGGTFGHTASTVREMRMAGKNVSLAHFNYIKPLPKNTKEVFSKFKKIIVCELNLGQFVAYLRDELPEFNYYQVNKVKGLPFTVSELKESITKLLED; encoded by the coding sequence ATGAAAGAAACTAAAGTTATCGAACTGGAAGAAGTTACCATTAGGTTTTCTGGCGATTCCGGCGATGGAATGCAGCTTACCGGAACTTTGTTTTCCGACACTACAGCGCTTCTTGGGAATGATATTTCTACCTTCCCGGATTATCCGTCCGAAATTCGTGCACCACAGGGAACAGTAGGCGGTGTATCGGGTTTTCAGGTACAATTTGGGCAAAAACAAGTGAATACCCCGGGGGATAGTGCGAATGTGTTGGTTGCTATGAATCCTGCGGCAATTAAGGCGAATGCACGCTTTTTAGAGCCTGGTGGTACCATTATATACGATTCTGATTCGTTTACTGAAAAGAATTTGAAGAAGGCGAATTTTAAAACTGACGATCCATTTACAGAATGTAACCTTGAGGATTATTTTAAAATCCCGGTTCCAATTTCGAGTCTAACACAAGAAGGCCTGAAGGATTTTGGTTTGGATAACAAAAGTGTGCTTCGAAGCAAAAACATGTTTGCTTTAGGTTTGGTTTGCTGGATGTTTAATCGCCCGCTGGAGTACGTTGAGGATTTTGTGAAAAATAAATTCAGGAAAAAGCCGGTTGTTGTTGATTCCAACATTAAAGTGCTGCACGATGGTTATAACTATGGTTTAACTATGCAACATATGACACCAAGTTATCTGGTACATCCTGCAGAAATTGAAAATGGTACTTACCGAAATATTAATGGTAACCATGCTACTGCATGGGGACTTTTAGCTGCAGCTGAAAAATCGGGATTGGAACTGTTTTTGGGATCGTACCCAATTACTCCGGCAACCGATATTTTAACCGCATTATCGCAACGAAAAGACCTTGGTGTAAAAACATTCCAGGCCGAGGATGAAATTGCAGGTATCTGCTCAGCTATCGGGGCTTCGTTTGCCGGCGACCTTGCTGTTACTTCCACTTCCGGTCCGGGGTTGGCACTTAAAGGAGAAGCAATTGGTTTGGCTGTTATGGCCGAATTGCCGCTGGTTATTGTAAATGTTCAGCGTGGTGGCCCGTCAACAGGTCTGCCAACAAAAACCGAGCAGTCGGATTTAATGCAGGCGCTTTACGGTCGTAATGGTGAAAGCCCTGTTGTGGTATTGGCAGCCAGCACACCATCCGATTGTTTCCATTATGCTTTTATGGCAGCGAAAATTGCTTTGGAAAGAATGGTGCCGGTTATTTTGCTTACCGATGGTTTCTTAGGAAACGGTAGCGAGCCATGGAAAATTCCTTCAATGGCCGATATGCCATCTATTACCCCTCGATTTGCAAAAGACAGCGAAGAATTCCAGGCATATAAACGCGATGCCGCAACCTTGGCACGCGAATGGGCAATTCCGGGAATGGCTGGTTTTGAACACAGAATTGGTGGATTAGAGAAGAATATCACAGGAACAGTAAGTCACGATCCGGAAAACCACCAGGTGAATAGCGAGATCAGGGAAGAAAAAGTTCAGCGCGTAGTTGATATGATTCCTGAACTGGATATTTGTGGCGACGAAGACGGGGGAGATGTTCTTGTTGTGAGCTGGGGAGGTACTTTCGGCCACACAGCAAGCACTGTTCGCGAAATGCGTATGGCTGGTAAAAATGTTAGTTTGGCTCATTTCAACTACATTAAACCACTTCCAAAAAATACAAAAGAAGTATTCAGCAAATTCAAAAAGATTATTGTTTGCGAACTGAACCTTGGACAGTTCGTGGCCTATTTGCGTGATGAGTTGCCTGAGTTCAACTATTACCAGGTCAACAAGGTAAAAGGTCTGCCATTTACCGTTAGCGAATTAAAAGAAAGTATTACTAAACTTTTGGAGGACTAA